The sequence TCTCAACTGCAAGCACACTATGCTACTGCTTAGTCCTGCATTCCTTGCATCTCACTACACACATCCTGAGTGGGCTGCCGCATTCTCGGAGGACCCAACAGGTGAAACCCGCAAGCTGATTCCCGTTCGTGTTAGGGAGTGTGTTTTGGAAGGTCTTCTAAAGCCAATCGTGTATGTCGATTTGGTTGGAAGAGATGAACAAACAGCAAGAAATAAGGTAGTTTCTGCTATTTCAGGATCTCGCCTTAAGCCCCTTAAC is a genomic window of Candidatus Bipolaricaulota bacterium containing:
- a CDS encoding toll/interleukin-1 receptor domain-containing protein, whose protein sequence is MTKNATRDVFISYASEDTDWAEWIGWVLEEEGYDVVLQEWDFLPGSNFILKMHEASLNCKHTMLLLSPAFLASHYTHPEWAAAFSEDPTGETRKLIPVRVRECVLEGLLKPIVYVDLVGRDEQTARNKVVSAISGSRLKPLN